One stretch of Zingiber officinale cultivar Zhangliang chromosome 6B, Zo_v1.1, whole genome shotgun sequence DNA includes these proteins:
- the LOC121991957 gene encoding putative F-box protein PP2-B12, giving the protein MGKEKEDSGIEKLPEGCIAHAIAHTSPLDACRSSAVSTTFRAAADSDLVWHRFLPADTLSILSSALRPFEYSSKRDLFFRLCDSFLIDGGKMSMWLERSTGAKCYMISARELSIVWGDTPQYWQWISLPDSRFSEVAELVNVCWMEIRGCIQSKMLTPQTTYAAYLIFKLADWSRGLDMPPQEASVTVGLRSSTTLVRLQPRRDAVQARRNRIRFGLLRPVEAPAVHTLNNGDEAEEVGERDPPPPTPALARDNGWMEVALGEFYNEKGEDGEVVISFTEIKGGHWKKGLIVQGIEIRPKHRK; this is encoded by the exons ATGGGGAAGGAAAAGGAGGATTCGGGGATCGAGAAGCTTCCGGAGGGCTGCATCGCCCACGCCATCGCCCACACGTCGCCCCTCGACGCCTGCCGCTCCTCCGCCGTCTCCACCACCTTCCGCGCCGCCGCCGATTCCGACCTCGTCTGGCACCGGTTCCTCCCCGCCGACACCCTCTCCATCCTCTCGAGCGCCCTCCGTCCCTTCGAGTACTCCTCCAAGCGAGACCTCTTCTTCCGACTCTGCGACTCGTTCCTCATCGACGGTGGCAAGATG AGTATGTGGCTGGAGAGATCGACCGGTGCCAAGTGCTACATGATCTCCGCCCGGGAACTCTCGATCGTGTGGGGCGACACGCCTCAATACTGGCAGTGGATCTCTTTGCCCGACTCCAG ATTCTCAGAGGTGGCCGAGCTGGTGAACGTATGCTGGATGGAGATTCGTGGTTGCATCCAAAGCAAGATGCTGACCCCCCAAACAACCTACGCTGCATATCTCATCTTCAAGCTTGCCGACTGGTCCCGCGGCCTCGATATGCCCCCTCAAGAAGCCTCTGTCACGGTCGGCCTCCGCTCATCCACCACCCTCGTCCGCTTGCAGCCTCGCAGAGACGCCGTGCAGGCGCGGAGAAATCGAATTCGATTCGGACTCTTGAGGCCAGTGGAGGCTCCAGCTGTGCACACTTTGAATAATGGTGACGAAGCAGAGGAGGTGGGTGAGAGAGATCCTCCGCCGCCGACACCGGCATTGGCGAGGGATAATGGGTGGATGGAAGTGGCACTAGGAGAGTTTTACAACGAGAAGGGGGAAGATGGGGAGGTCGTCATAAGCTTCACGGAGATCAAGGGTGGGCATTGGAAGAAGGGTCTCATCGTCCAGGGAATTGAGATCAGGCCCAAGCACAGGAAGTAG